A DNA window from Pseudodesulfovibrio thermohalotolerans contains the following coding sequences:
- a CDS encoding sulfite exporter TauE/SafE family protein has protein sequence MDSLTLALVFATFFFAAFLKGTAGLGFATSCLGIMAAYLDMRQAIPLVIIPSVLSNTLVMIDAGGFLPILRRFKFMLLATLPGLALGLWILGGSSSSVPRLVLGASMFLYGGWGLWGGVLQLRQNPLVDTAVGVVTGAVNGLTGSQIMPILPYLMSLDITKDQLVQAINTSFTLSSVIMLVGLNRLGLVSTETLIVSAVGLVPVFLGIYTGSKIRRRLPEPAFRQIVFALIGLLGLGLIVRAFA, from the coding sequence ATGGACTCGCTCACCCTCGCCCTCGTGTTCGCCACGTTCTTCTTCGCAGCTTTCCTCAAAGGAACCGCCGGGCTCGGTTTCGCCACCAGCTGCCTGGGCATCATGGCCGCCTATCTCGACATGCGGCAGGCCATCCCCCTGGTCATCATCCCTTCCGTGCTTTCCAACACGCTGGTCATGATCGACGCGGGCGGCTTCCTCCCCATCCTGCGCCGGTTCAAGTTCATGCTCCTGGCCACCCTGCCCGGCCTGGCCCTCGGCCTGTGGATTCTGGGCGGCAGTTCCTCCTCCGTGCCCAGGCTGGTCCTCGGCGCGTCCATGTTTCTCTATGGCGGCTGGGGATTGTGGGGCGGAGTCCTGCAACTGCGCCAGAACCCGCTCGTCGACACCGCGGTGGGCGTGGTCACCGGCGCGGTCAACGGACTGACCGGCTCGCAGATCATGCCCATCCTGCCCTACCTCATGTCCCTCGACATCACGAAGGATCAGCTCGTCCAGGCCATCAACACCTCCTTCACCCTGTCCTCGGTCATCATGCTCGTCGGCCTCAACCGGCTCGGCCTGGTTTCCACGGAGACCCTGATCGTGTCGGCGGTTGGACTGGTTCCCGTATTCCTCGGCATCTACACCGGAAGCAAAATCCGGCGCAGGCTGCCCGAACCCGCCTTCCGGCAGATCGTCTTCGCCCTCATCGGCCTGCTCGGCCTCGGGCTGATCGTCCGGGCCTTCGCATAG
- a CDS encoding DUF3124 domain-containing protein gives MRTKSLRLITVLLAVTVFSLPAFAGRKLFVSNGQTVYVPIYSHIYQGPKGKPYSLSALLSIRNVDRNQTITVTSVKYYDSKGNIVKDHFAKPVSIAPMSTKEVYVSERDSSGGSGANFTVKWESDAKAAVPIIQAVMIGTASGQGISFTCDGVVVEEE, from the coding sequence ATGCGCACAAAGTCCCTTCGCCTGATCACGGTCCTTCTGGCCGTGACCGTCTTCAGCCTGCCCGCTTTCGCCGGACGCAAGCTCTTCGTTTCGAACGGACAGACCGTGTACGTGCCCATCTACTCCCACATCTACCAGGGCCCCAAGGGCAAACCATACAGCCTGTCCGCCCTGCTCTCCATCCGCAACGTGGACCGCAACCAGACCATCACCGTCACTTCGGTCAAATATTACGACAGCAAAGGCAACATAGTGAAGGACCACTTTGCCAAGCCCGTTTCCATCGCGCCCATGTCCACCAAGGAAGTCTACGTTTCGGAACGGGACTCCTCGGGCGGGTCTGGCGCGAACTTCACCGTCAAATGGGAATCCGACGCCAAGGCGGCCGTCCCCATCATCCAAGCCGTCATGATCGGCACGGCCTCGGGGCAGGGCATCTCCTTCACCTGCGACGGCGTCGTGGTCGAAGAGGAATAA
- a CDS encoding DVU0772 family protein, producing MSDDTNTCKQWLNEVNWDMIHEDAVTLYLEWGNNNYRDAMRSPVTTSGEYSVYFAIDTWAEPKVVLMRMDNYGSTILCSKKVPDDLAKQLLDDIKGIKGILELTPPIKEWLMKELEA from the coding sequence ATGAGCGACGACACCAACACCTGCAAGCAGTGGTTGAATGAAGTGAACTGGGACATGATCCATGAGGATGCCGTCACCCTGTACCTGGAATGGGGCAACAACAATTACCGCGACGCCATGCGTTCGCCGGTGACCACCTCCGGCGAGTATTCCGTGTATTTCGCCATCGACACCTGGGCCGAACCCAAGGTCGTGCTCATGCGCATGGACAATTACGGCTCCACCATCCTGTGTTCCAAGAAGGTTCCCGACGACCTGGCCAAGCAGTTGCTCGACGATATCAAGGGCATCAAGGGCATCCTTGAATTGACCCCGCCCATCAAGGAGTGGCTGATGAAGGAACTGGAAGCCTGA
- a CDS encoding CinA family protein has protein sequence MDTYLTSRAVSEVGECLRAQDHFLATAESCTGGLLASTLTDTPGSSEWFAGSVVAYSNKVKNRLLDVPDATLEEHGAVSEPVVLAMAQNVLKTIGADVSVAISGIAGPGGGTPEKPVGTVWIAWAWPGGSRARKYNFQGTRDQIKSQTVMTAINGLLGVTK, from the coding sequence ATGGACACCTATCTCACTTCAAGGGCCGTTTCCGAAGTGGGCGAATGCCTGCGCGCCCAAGACCATTTCCTGGCCACCGCGGAATCCTGCACCGGCGGCCTGCTCGCCAGCACCCTGACGGACACCCCCGGCAGCTCGGAGTGGTTCGCCGGGTCAGTGGTCGCCTATTCAAACAAAGTCAAGAACAGGCTCCTCGACGTTCCCGACGCCACCCTCGAAGAGCACGGCGCGGTCTCCGAGCCCGTGGTCTTGGCCATGGCCCAAAACGTGCTCAAAACCATCGGTGCGGACGTATCCGTGGCCATCTCCGGCATTGCCGGACCGGGCGGCGGCACCCCGGAGAAACCCGTCGGCACCGTCTGGATCGCCTGGGCCTGGCCCGGCGGCTCGCGCGCCCGCAAATACAACTTTCAAGGCACTCGCGATCAGATCAAGAGCCAAACCGTCATGACCGCCATCAACGGACTGCTGGGCGTGACCAAGTAG
- a CDS encoding ErpA-related iron-sulfur cluster insertion protein (Members of this family, many of which are selenoproteins, show homology to the iron-sulfur cluster insertion ErpA that was described in Escherichia coli.): protein MFELTVPEEMLEKLRDMLDDEESCVRLREYKTGGGCHSKIVLGLGIDELDEDEDERIQVEDVPFIAEKDFLLKHGRKYTLSFSDKKEVVLTPEAE from the coding sequence ATGTTTGAATTGACCGTTCCCGAAGAGATGCTGGAAAAGCTGCGCGATATGCTGGATGACGAAGAGAGCTGCGTCCGTCTGCGTGAATACAAGACCGGCGGCGGCTGTCATTCGAAGATCGTGCTCGGTCTGGGCATAGACGAACTCGACGAGGATGAGGACGAGCGCATTCAAGTGGAAGATGTGCCCTTCATCGCCGAAAAGGATTTCCTCCTCAAACACGGCAGGAAATATACGCTGAGCTTCAGCGACAAGAAGGAAGTCGTGCTGACCCCCGAGGCCGAATAA
- a CDS encoding C-GCAxxG-C-C family protein: MMPLFPDEERLVAESGLAARRFYGDGPMCCSEAVLAVINREFNGGLSQDLVMALAKGFCGGIGDAGCICGALSGAVMAQSLILGKAPRSASDDQVRKASKELHDRFLARYGSVCCRELSKDRDPNSDSKGVCLDYVEAAAGMCVRLLLESSERRDGEAIHGRRAEGTSGNGLKPAMM, from the coding sequence ATGATGCCTCTTTTCCCCGATGAAGAACGGCTTGTCGCCGAATCAGGGCTGGCGGCCCGGCGGTTTTACGGAGACGGCCCCATGTGCTGTTCCGAGGCCGTGCTCGCCGTCATCAACCGGGAATTCAACGGCGGCCTGTCCCAGGACCTGGTGATGGCCCTCGCCAAGGGATTCTGCGGCGGCATCGGCGATGCGGGCTGCATCTGCGGGGCGCTGTCCGGCGCGGTAATGGCCCAAAGCCTGATTCTGGGCAAGGCTCCCCGGAGCGCCTCCGACGATCAGGTGCGGAAGGCCTCCAAGGAGCTGCATGATCGTTTTCTCGCCCGCTACGGCAGCGTTTGTTGCCGCGAGCTGAGCAAGGATCGCGATCCGAATTCGGATTCCAAGGGAGTGTGCCTCGATTACGTGGAGGCCGCGGCGGGGATGTGTGTCCGCCTCCTGCTGGAGTCCTCAGAGCGGCGGGACGGTGAGGCGATTCACGGCCGTCGCGCGGAAGGAACAAGCGGAAACGGGCTCAAGCCCGCAATGATGTAA
- a CDS encoding glycyl-radical enzyme activating protein codes for MSQGMIYNIQRMSIHDGPGLRTTVFLKGCPLSCLWCSNPESQKASPQLLLFADLCVGCGACAEACPNGAVVEKDGKFGRDLEKCTNCGECVDSCPSKARELSGRTMTVEEVMEVVRKDSLFYENSGGGVTFGGGEPTSGGQFFLDMVQAAKDEGYHVTVDTCGYCPEERFDKAIELADLFLFDCKHMDPEQHKKLTGVDNGIILRNMRAALTSGKEVHIRMPLMPNLNDSDENIAAMAEFFKEFGREEIEIMPCHAFGRNKYAALGWEYRMSGEYAPEQLDVVRQRFVDHGLKSVIV; via the coding sequence ATGAGCCAGGGAATGATTTACAATATACAGCGCATGTCCATTCACGACGGGCCCGGCCTGCGCACCACGGTTTTCCTCAAGGGCTGTCCCCTGAGCTGCCTGTGGTGCAGCAACCCGGAGTCGCAGAAAGCGTCGCCGCAGTTGCTCCTTTTCGCGGACCTGTGCGTTGGCTGCGGCGCGTGCGCCGAGGCATGCCCCAACGGGGCCGTGGTGGAAAAGGACGGCAAGTTCGGCCGGGACCTGGAAAAGTGCACCAACTGCGGGGAATGCGTGGATTCCTGTCCGAGCAAGGCCCGCGAGCTGTCCGGCAGGACCATGACCGTGGAAGAGGTCATGGAGGTCGTGCGCAAGGATTCTCTGTTCTACGAAAACTCCGGCGGCGGCGTGACCTTTGGCGGCGGAGAGCCCACCTCGGGCGGACAATTCTTCCTCGACATGGTCCAGGCGGCCAAGGACGAGGGCTATCACGTGACCGTGGACACCTGCGGCTACTGTCCCGAGGAGCGGTTCGACAAGGCCATAGAGCTGGCGGACCTGTTCCTGTTCGACTGCAAGCACATGGACCCGGAACAGCACAAGAAGCTGACCGGCGTGGACAATGGAATCATCCTGCGCAACATGCGCGCCGCGCTCACCTCCGGAAAGGAAGTGCATATCCGGATGCCGCTCATGCCGAACCTCAACGACTCCGACGAGAATATCGCGGCCATGGCTGAATTCTTCAAGGAATTCGGCCGTGAAGAAATCGAGATCATGCCGTGCCACGCCTTTGGCCGCAACAAGTATGCGGCGCTCGGCTGGGAATACCGCATGTCCGGCGAATACGCGCCGGAACAGTTGGATGTGGTCCGGCAGCGTTTTGTCGATCACGGCCTCAAGTCGGTGATCGTCTAA
- a CDS encoding glycyl radical protein yields the protein MTTLSVVNTTDNQAEAKGYGINWDTAEKRAKELKDYLMAAPQIMDPERLKFLLEVYEKHQGEPVVYIRAKLLERVLTGKKIFLDGNPLVGTLTGVRAGVYAYPEWNVSWIKEEMQMAKMASLGEMKIPAETQDLLEKTYKLWRGRTCIDQNNQMYKEKYGVNPKQYAKAGMYYENVSVASGSGIADYGLVLNKGLRYLIDDVKKRLEECPTTLADRDRIDLYRSMLITFDAVIAHSHRYADLAEQTAAEEADPKTKAELLEIAEICRRVPEHPARNFREAIQSFWFLHLCVATEQMACAVSPGRYGQYMYPFFKKDIDEGNLTREQVLTLLKFQWIRHLELGEYQGNSYALTLSGHTGQSITIGGVDANGEDACTELEELLLETQIQMRSIQPTLTLLYHPKIKDSYMQKVVECIRGGSGQPQILNNNVVVQRTLARFAQYPDGITLEDARNCGNYGCVSTGVCGKGSFITQEDQPCLAKVVELVLNNGKCPVTKKKVGVETGDPTTFETFEDLYDAAKKQLDNLFHISRAHSDLSQMARLQVVPSVFRSAMYDGCIEKGMCEEAGGTRYPQVNPIMTAGIDAANSLLAIKHLVFDTKTITMEQLLEAIKANFEGFEDIRKMCFDAPKHGNDYPEVEKFVQRFYRDVDTIHSSQGPDCFGQRTPLDAYSLSYHNYFGSMMGALPNGRKAGVALTDGSVSAMPGTDHEGITALIKSGAEAIDTVRYGANHFNVKVNPQVIEGPAGARTLISLIKTYCDFGGSHIQFNCVSSETLKDAKAHPQEYPDLVVRVAGFSAYFTRLDCGVQNEIIKRTEYQN from the coding sequence ATGACGACTCTTTCCGTTGTGAATACGACCGACAATCAGGCCGAGGCCAAGGGCTACGGCATCAATTGGGACACCGCCGAAAAGCGGGCGAAGGAACTCAAGGACTACCTGATGGCTGCGCCGCAGATCATGGACCCCGAACGTCTGAAGTTCCTTCTTGAAGTATATGAAAAGCATCAGGGCGAGCCGGTTGTCTACATCCGCGCCAAGCTGCTGGAGCGCGTCCTGACCGGCAAGAAGATATTCCTGGACGGCAACCCCCTGGTCGGCACCCTGACCGGCGTTCGTGCGGGCGTCTACGCCTACCCCGAGTGGAACGTCTCCTGGATCAAGGAAGAAATGCAGATGGCCAAGATGGCCTCCCTGGGCGAAATGAAGATTCCCGCCGAGACCCAGGATTTGCTCGAAAAGACCTACAAGCTCTGGAGAGGCCGCACCTGCATCGACCAGAACAACCAGATGTACAAGGAAAAGTACGGCGTTAACCCGAAGCAGTACGCCAAGGCGGGCATGTACTACGAGAACGTTTCCGTTGCTTCCGGTTCCGGCATCGCCGATTACGGCCTGGTCCTGAACAAGGGGCTGCGCTACCTCATCGACGACGTGAAGAAGCGCCTCGAAGAGTGCCCGACCACCCTGGCCGACAGGGACCGGATCGACCTGTACCGCTCCATGCTCATCACCTTCGACGCGGTCATCGCCCATTCCCATCGCTACGCCGACCTGGCCGAGCAGACCGCTGCCGAGGAAGCCGATCCCAAGACCAAGGCCGAGCTGCTTGAGATCGCCGAAATCTGCCGCCGCGTGCCCGAGCATCCGGCCCGCAACTTCCGCGAAGCCATTCAGTCCTTCTGGTTCCTCCACCTCTGCGTTGCCACCGAGCAGATGGCTTGCGCCGTCTCCCCGGGCCGCTACGGCCAGTACATGTATCCCTTCTTCAAGAAGGACATCGACGAAGGCAACCTGACCCGCGAGCAGGTCCTGACCCTGCTCAAGTTCCAGTGGATTCGCCATCTCGAACTCGGCGAGTACCAGGGCAACTCCTACGCCCTGACCCTGTCCGGCCACACCGGCCAGTCCATCACCATCGGCGGCGTGGACGCAAACGGCGAAGACGCCTGCACCGAGCTGGAGGAGCTGCTTCTCGAAACCCAGATCCAGATGCGGAGCATTCAGCCCACGCTGACCCTGCTGTACCATCCCAAGATCAAGGATTCCTACATGCAGAAGGTCGTGGAGTGCATCCGCGGCGGTTCCGGCCAGCCTCAGATCCTGAATAACAACGTGGTCGTCCAGCGTACCCTGGCCCGCTTCGCCCAGTACCCCGACGGCATCACCCTGGAAGACGCCCGCAACTGCGGCAACTACGGCTGCGTGTCCACCGGCGTGTGCGGCAAGGGCAGCTTCATCACCCAGGAAGACCAGCCCTGCCTCGCCAAGGTCGTCGAACTCGTGCTGAACAACGGCAAGTGCCCGGTCACCAAGAAGAAGGTCGGCGTGGAAACCGGCGATCCGACCACCTTCGAGACCTTCGAGGATCTCTACGACGCCGCCAAGAAGCAGTTGGACAACCTGTTCCACATCTCCCGCGCCCACTCCGATCTCAGCCAGATGGCCCGCCTCCAGGTCGTGCCGAGCGTCTTCCGCTCCGCCATGTACGACGGCTGCATCGAAAAGGGCATGTGCGAAGAGGCCGGCGGAACCCGCTACCCGCAGGTCAACCCCATCATGACCGCTGGTATCGACGCCGCCAACTCCCTGCTGGCCATCAAGCACCTGGTCTTCGACACCAAGACGATTACCATGGAGCAGCTCCTCGAAGCCATCAAGGCCAACTTCGAAGGGTTCGAGGACATCCGCAAGATGTGCTTCGACGCACCCAAGCACGGCAACGATTACCCCGAGGTTGAGAAGTTCGTACAGCGGTTCTACCGCGACGTGGACACCATCCACAGCTCGCAGGGCCCGGACTGCTTTGGCCAGCGCACCCCGCTGGACGCGTACTCCCTGTCCTACCACAACTACTTCGGCTCCATGATGGGCGCGCTGCCCAACGGCCGCAAGGCGGGCGTCGCCCTGACCGACGGCTCCGTCTCCGCAATGCCCGGCACCGACCATGAAGGCATCACGGCTCTCATCAAGTCCGGCGCGGAGGCCATCGACACCGTCCGTTACGGCGCGAACCACTTCAACGTGAAGGTCAACCCGCAGGTCATCGAGGGCCCGGCCGGGGCGCGTACCCTGATCTCCCTCATCAAGACCTACTGCGACTTCGGCGGTTCCCACATCCAGTTCAACTGCGTCAGCTCCGAGACCCTGAAGGACGCCAAGGCCCATCCGCAGGAATACCCCGATCTGGTCGTCCGCGTGGCAGGCTTCAGCGCCTACTTCACCCGTCTGGACTGCGGTGTGCAGAACGAGATCATCAAGCGCACTGAATACCAAAACTAG
- a CDS encoding sigma-54 interaction domain-containing protein produces the protein MYFSKEKFADVSRESVLTPAMTAIWDDLGVGVAVVNANGICEYMNPIQRRADGFISIPVEGQHITKLYVPHELDCIPTIECLRNSRPILKKCYFYKTTNNYLASTVSDFFPLYDRGKKDGVIAFTIWTGSASLSDPKRRPKKTVKRPYSYYTFDSIIGQDDGLADVLTEARTAAKASSHVMIWGESGTGKELFAQAIHSGSDRHDQPFVAENCAAIPENLLEAILFGTSKGAYTDAPEKPGLFEEANGGTLLLDELNSMPLGLQAKLLRVLQEKRVRRLGSSKEIPVDVRVISILNETPLVAVGNGILRSDLYYRLAVVGLAVPPLRDRKTDIPLLVRTFIERSKQASEGSLIDVTPEVLRMFQDYDWPGNIRELQHVIEGGLALLGDRDVVDCQSLPRHFREACEATCASESTNPMAETPSPGEDVVPGRNYFDYRTVKRNSVIPLKQCMQRYEAECLCNVLRVTGGNVAKAARILEITAAGLRYKIKQLGIEDRF, from the coding sequence TTGTATTTTTCCAAAGAAAAGTTCGCCGACGTCAGCCGGGAAAGCGTCCTAACCCCGGCCATGACCGCCATCTGGGACGACCTGGGCGTCGGCGTGGCCGTGGTGAACGCCAACGGCATTTGTGAATATATGAACCCCATCCAACGGCGCGCCGACGGTTTTATCAGCATCCCGGTGGAGGGGCAGCACATCACCAAACTATATGTGCCCCACGAGCTGGACTGCATCCCGACCATCGAATGTCTGCGGAACAGCAGGCCCATCCTGAAAAAATGCTACTTCTACAAGACCACCAACAATTACCTCGCCAGCACGGTCTCTGATTTCTTCCCCCTCTACGATCGCGGAAAAAAAGACGGCGTCATCGCCTTCACCATCTGGACCGGCTCGGCTTCGCTGAGCGATCCCAAGCGGCGGCCGAAAAAAACCGTCAAACGCCCCTACTCCTATTACACGTTCGACAGCATCATCGGTCAGGACGACGGCCTGGCGGACGTGCTGACCGAAGCCCGTACAGCGGCCAAGGCGTCATCCCACGTCATGATCTGGGGCGAAAGCGGCACCGGCAAGGAGCTGTTCGCCCAGGCCATCCACTCCGGAAGCGACCGCCACGACCAGCCGTTCGTGGCCGAAAACTGCGCCGCCATTCCGGAAAACCTGCTGGAGGCGATCCTCTTCGGCACCTCCAAGGGCGCGTACACCGACGCCCCGGAAAAACCCGGCCTGTTCGAAGAGGCCAACGGCGGCACGCTGCTTCTGGACGAGTTGAACTCCATGCCGCTGGGGCTCCAGGCCAAGCTGTTGCGCGTGCTCCAGGAAAAACGGGTGCGCCGCCTCGGCTCCAGCAAGGAGATCCCGGTGGATGTGCGGGTCATCAGCATCCTGAACGAAACGCCCCTGGTCGCGGTCGGGAACGGCATCCTCCGCAGCGACCTGTATTACCGGCTCGCCGTGGTGGGCCTCGCCGTGCCGCCCCTGCGCGACAGAAAGACGGATATCCCCCTGCTGGTTCGCACGTTCATCGAACGCTCCAAGCAGGCGAGTGAAGGCTCGCTCATCGACGTGACCCCAGAAGTCCTCCGAATGTTTCAGGATTACGACTGGCCGGGGAACATCCGCGAGCTGCAACACGTCATCGAAGGCGGCCTCGCCCTGCTCGGCGACCGGGACGTCGTCGACTGCCAATCCCTGCCGCGCCACTTCCGCGAAGCGTGCGAGGCCACATGCGCCTCCGAATCCACGAACCCCATGGCGGAGACGCCGAGCCCTGGCGAGGACGTGGTGCCGGGACGGAACTATTTCGATTACCGGACGGTCAAACGGAACAGCGTCATCCCGCTCAAGCAGTGTATGCAGCGGTACGAGGCTGAATGCCTGTGCAACGTGTTGCGGGTCACGGGCGGCAATGTGGCCAAGGCCGCCCGGATTCTGGAGATCACCGCGGCCGGATTGCGCTACAAGATCAAGCAGCTCGGCATCGAGGACCGCTTCTAG
- a CDS encoding sulfite exporter TauE/SafE family protein, whose product MFDPNHLLVFGLWLVGGFVSGVSGIGGAMVAVPAAAMFIPMHELIPLSCILNVVMDGCIAGAHFRHCRVSALWPMLVGSLPGAFVGLFILKFVPGTILQGAVGALLLYYVYWQRTFRVTEVRRESWSRGSAAGFGAGLLGTAISFDGPPVGAYGLYVGWSPRVFLGTLGVFFLIRGTMTCVLQAGAGLYTPDVLEYAMYGIPATMLGTLCAFPITKHVNQDTFRRVLLVIITLAGIVCLVRSLL is encoded by the coding sequence ATGTTCGATCCCAACCATCTGCTTGTATTCGGGCTGTGGCTCGTCGGCGGCTTCGTCTCCGGCGTAAGCGGCATCGGCGGGGCCATGGTCGCGGTTCCGGCGGCGGCCATGTTCATCCCCATGCACGAGCTGATTCCGCTCAGTTGCATCCTCAACGTGGTCATGGACGGCTGCATCGCCGGAGCGCATTTCCGGCATTGCCGCGTGTCCGCGCTCTGGCCCATGCTCGTCGGGTCCCTGCCCGGGGCCTTTGTCGGCCTCTTCATCCTCAAATTCGTTCCCGGGACCATCCTGCAGGGGGCCGTGGGCGCGCTGCTGCTCTATTATGTGTATTGGCAGCGAACCTTCCGCGTCACCGAGGTCCGCCGGGAATCGTGGTCGCGGGGCAGTGCGGCCGGATTCGGCGCGGGGCTGCTCGGCACGGCCATATCCTTCGACGGCCCGCCCGTTGGCGCGTACGGGCTTTACGTGGGCTGGTCCCCCAGGGTCTTTCTCGGCACCCTTGGCGTGTTCTTCCTGATCCGGGGCACCATGACCTGCGTTTTGCAGGCCGGAGCGGGGCTCTACACCCCGGACGTCCTCGAATACGCGATGTACGGGATTCCGGCGACCATGCTGGGCACCCTGTGCGCCTTTCCCATCACCAAGCACGTCAATCAGGACACGTTCCGACGGGTGCTTCTGGTCATCATCACGCTTGCAGGCATCGTCTGCCTGGTGCGGTCCCTGCTCTGA
- a CDS encoding DUF4125 family protein, with product MMNEQYRETLINGIIERELEMFLAVKNRGGTSQCQERPESFRLMREISHGVLSDAFLESYLADLKAAAEQGRNFMTEKYALMERLIPPLSDSPVIRDIVIAEGEWRKEVAAQFPRCIHPDGHAGFCLYLGSELQTYSPATLEAYRECVEAARREHRNLVRDRYELLMRKLGHESLAACEANLARH from the coding sequence ATGATGAACGAGCAATACCGTGAGACACTTATCAACGGCATCATTGAACGCGAACTGGAAATGTTTCTCGCGGTCAAAAACCGGGGCGGCACATCGCAGTGCCAGGAGCGCCCGGAATCCTTTCGCCTCATGCGGGAAATTTCCCATGGGGTTCTGTCCGACGCCTTTCTCGAATCCTATCTGGCTGACCTGAAGGCCGCCGCCGAGCAGGGGCGCAACTTCATGACCGAGAAATACGCGCTCATGGAGCGGTTGATTCCGCCCCTCAGCGATTCCCCGGTCATCAGGGATATCGTTATCGCGGAAGGCGAGTGGCGCAAGGAAGTGGCCGCCCAATTCCCGAGATGCATTCATCCCGACGGCCACGCCGGTTTCTGCCTCTACCTCGGGTCCGAGCTTCAGACCTATTCCCCGGCCACCCTGGAAGCCTATCGCGAGTGCGTCGAAGCCGCTCGGCGGGAGCACCGCAATCTGGTGCGGGACCGCTACGAGCTGCTGATGCGCAAGCTGGGTCACGAGTCTCTGGCTGCATGCGAGGCCAACCTCGCGCGCCACTGA
- a CDS encoding APC family permease, which translates to MSQEQLELNKSLSPAQVWALALGSIVGWGCFVLPGDMFLPQAGVLGTLIGFTVGAFLICFVAVCYSYMIKYAPVAGGAFAYAYVGFGPSAAFICGWALVLGYIAIIGIDVAALALIFRFLFPGVFEFGPLYSIAGWDVYTGEVLLMTAATLLFGWMNYRGTTFAGKFQVVLTFLLVVGICSLFTGAASLETAQPANLLPLFAEHRSAFSCVLIIFAISPFLFAGFDTVPQAAEEFTFEPSRARNLMIIAILCGLVLYALVTLAVGIAIPYPDMLAKMDAMRAAGGTAWATGEVASMAFGKLGAVILACAVMGAVCTGINGFYIATSRLLLSMSRGRILPAWFGDIHPKYRSPYKAILFTIAIVLLTPFAGRSVIVWIVDMSSVGTGIGYLFSCLAARRVILGSMGIENRALSLFCCTMGTIASVLCIVLLLIPGSPAYISEASRWCMVSWVGMGVFFYFSNRGEWAKLSESDLRESILGRKDIPVFFKSRSPEVEVQAQAD; encoded by the coding sequence ATGTCACAAGAACAGTTGGAACTGAATAAATCCCTTTCCCCCGCCCAGGTTTGGGCACTGGCCCTCGGGTCTATCGTCGGTTGGGGATGTTTTGTACTGCCCGGAGACATGTTCCTGCCGCAGGCCGGCGTTCTCGGCACACTCATCGGCTTCACGGTTGGCGCCTTTCTCATCTGTTTCGTGGCTGTCTGCTACAGCTACATGATCAAATACGCCCCGGTCGCCGGCGGCGCTTTCGCATATGCCTACGTCGGGTTCGGCCCGTCGGCGGCCTTCATCTGCGGCTGGGCGCTCGTGCTCGGCTACATCGCCATCATCGGCATTGACGTGGCCGCGCTGGCCCTGATTTTCCGATTCCTTTTCCCGGGAGTCTTCGAATTCGGCCCATTGTATTCGATCGCCGGATGGGACGTGTACACCGGCGAAGTCCTGCTCATGACCGCGGCCACACTGCTGTTCGGCTGGATGAACTACCGGGGAACCACCTTCGCGGGCAAATTCCAGGTCGTTCTCACCTTCCTGCTCGTCGTCGGCATCTGCTCCCTGTTCACGGGAGCCGCTTCCCTGGAAACCGCCCAACCCGCCAATCTGCTGCCGCTTTTCGCCGAGCACCGCTCCGCCTTCTCCTGCGTCCTCATCATCTTCGCCATCTCCCCCTTCCTGTTCGCGGGATTTGACACCGTGCCGCAGGCCGCCGAGGAATTCACCTTCGAACCTTCCCGCGCCCGCAACCTCATGATTATCGCCATCCTGTGCGGCCTGGTGCTCTACGCCCTGGTGACGCTGGCCGTCGGCATCGCCATCCCGTATCCCGACATGCTGGCCAAGATGGACGCCATGCGCGCCGCGGGCGGAACCGCCTGGGCCACCGGCGAAGTCGCCTCCATGGCCTTCGGCAAGCTTGGCGCCGTGATCCTGGCCTGCGCCGTCATGGGCGCGGTCTGCACCGGCATCAACGGTTTCTACATCGCCACCTCCCGACTGCTGCTCAGCATGTCCCGAGGCCGCATCCTGCCCGCATGGTTCGGCGACATCCATCCCAAGTACCGTTCGCCCTACAAGGCCATCCTGTTCACCATCGCCATCGTGCTGCTGACTCCCTTCGCGGGCCGTTCCGTCATCGTCTGGATCGTTGACATGAGCTCCGTCGGAACCGGCATCGGCTACCTGTTCTCCTGCCTCGCCGCGCGCCGCGTCATCCTCGGTAGCATGGGCATCGAGAACCGGGCGCTGAGCCTGTTCTGCTGCACCATGGGCACCATCGCTTCCGTACTGTGCATCGTGCTGCTCCTCATCCCCGGCTCCCCCGCCTACATCAGCGAAGCATCCCGCTGGTGCATGGTCTCCTGGGTCGGCATGGGCGTCTTCTTCTACTTCTCCAACAGGGGCGAGTGGGCGAAGCTGTCCGAATCCGACCTGCGCGAGAGCATCCTCGGCCGCAAGGACATCCCCGTCTTCTTCAAGAGCCGTTCCCCCGAAGTGGAGGTTCAGGCCCAGGCCGACTAA